Below is a genomic region from Chitinophagales bacterium.
TTGCATAATGTGCATGATTGCCGCGGATAACGCTTTCAGGCGTGAAGTAAGTCCAGAAAAGCCGCTTGATAGGATACGATAGAAACTTCTCAAATTCAAACACTGAGATATAACCCTGCTCCAGCTGTCCGATCTTCTGAAATGTAATTAAGTGTGGTTTATCCAGCTTCATAAAAATCCGTCCAGGATGAGAAATCAATTTCTGTAATTTTTTTTAAATGAAGAAAGTCATCGGATAGCAATGAACGCAGCCACTTTCTTTCTTCCGCGGCAGCGATATAAGGAGGGGCATCAACCTTTATTTTTTTTGTGGTGGGGAAAGGTAAAACACCTGCTGCAATAATTTTCTTCCTGATTTGCGGCGGCAACAGTTTTTTGCCAAGCCTGGTGATGGTGCGTGGCCGTTCCGAATAGAAATAATCCTTCGTTTTATTTTCCGTTATGGGAGTGATGGCCTCCATCGCCGGCAGCTGAAGGAAGCGGAAACAACCGTTCAACGCCGGCAGCGGATTTTCTTCCAGTTGCTCTGCGAGTAGTATATGGCAGTTTTCTTTTCCGAATGCGGAAAAAAAATGCTGTATCCATTTTCCGTAACGGCTGAACTCGACATAACTTTTGTAGTAGAATTGTTGCATTGGTTGATCGGCATCAAAAGGTACGGAAAGGTCATCCGTAACTTCCTTCCTGAATGGTGGCAGTTGTTCACCTATGGTGCGTATCCAGTTATAGTGAGAGAGTATCCTGTCAACTGGATTTTTAAGCAGGAATATAAATTTAGGATCACGTATGTCAGACTGAATGCGTGTAATCGCTTTTACCGACAGGAAGTAAGTCGTGCTGGATTCGCCAAGATATTGTCCCTTAAAATTACCGGATGCATATCCCTGCAGGTATGCATCCCATCCTATACGGTAGTATTCATCCCTGGAGAAAAAGTGCGGCTCTTTTACCTGCATCATCGTAATGCCGGGATGCCGGCCGAGATAAAGGTGCAGTGAAGAAGTGCCGGATTTGCCGGCGCCCGGAACAAACAAATTGGGGAAGTCATGCTTCACGAACTTCCAGTTTAAATTCACAAAAGAATTTATCGCGCCCCCTTGTCTGTATCATGTTTGAATGAAAGTAATCGCCTTCTTCCACCGTCACGCTGAAGGCATCTTCCAATGCATCAATCATCCCTGCGCCACCATCGGCTTCAAACAAATACAAATCGCAGGAGTAGTCATCATCAGCGAGCTGGAGTCGTTCAATCGTCCAGATCACTTCTGCGTCGCCGCTGAGGCTGATCTTGCGGTTGTATAATCCGGAGGCAAGGCTCAGCAGCCTGTTGCCGGCACTATCCTTCAGCGACAGCGTGATATATGCCTGCACCGGATGCTGCTGTTGTTGCCGCAAAAATACATGGAAGCTGACGTTGCTGCCGGTTGTTATAGTATTCACCCTACGGTTGTCACTGTCTGAAATATAGTAATCAGAAAAAATGTAGGAAGACTTGCCGGTTTTGTTGGCGCGGTTCCGCAGCAACAGGTTTCCGTCAGCGGTATTCACGCTGCGGTGATATTGCTGAATGGCTTCTGCCGATGTGCCGTCGAAAACGATATTACCCTGCTCCAGTATCATGGCACGCCTGCA
It encodes:
- a CDS encoding sulfotransferase; the encoded protein is MKHDFPNLFVPGAGKSGTSSLHLYLGRHPGITMMQVKEPHFFSRDEYYRIGWDAYLQGYASGNFKGQYLGESSTTYFLSVKAITRIQSDIRDPKFIFLLKNPVDRILSHYNWIRTIGEQLPPFRKEVTDDLSVPFDADQPMQQFYYKSYVEFSRYGKWIQHFFSAFGKENCHILLAEQLEENPLPALNGCFRFLQLPAMEAITPITENKTKDYFYSERPRTITRLGKKLLPPQIRKKIIAAGVLPFPTTKKIKVDAPPYIAAAEERKWLRSLLSDDFLHLKKITEIDFSSWTDFYEAG